From Aegilops tauschii subsp. strangulata cultivar AL8/78 chromosome 5, Aet v6.0, whole genome shotgun sequence:
ACCAGAAAAGCTCGGATATGTTCACACAGATTTTGCGTAACCTTTCCTAGGTTGTTCTCGCTGACAAATCTACCCGTCATCTTCGTTCGTCTTTTCACCATGATTTCTCCAGATTTTCATCTCTTTTTTAACCTCTGGGACGGGTCCGAGGCGTAAAGGTGAACTGTCAAGTAGTGCAAGCTAGAGCCTGAAGGAATATATCTTCCACAAGCCTACAGGCTACAGGTATCTCGTATGCAGAACTTTTTGCCTCGCCAAACTTATAAAATAGATACCGAGAGCACGTTTGCAGGTCCTACCAGCAACTGATAAAGATCCGAATAACAGATAGCAAAGGAACAATCTGGGAAGCAGAATCGGATTCTGACAGCTCACGTCGAGCCCACGAGGGAACGACGAAGCGAGTGGTCATAAAAAGAGGCTCTTAAGCAGCGCTAATTCCCCACTTTCTGCACCTAAGGTTCCCTGCTTTCCTCGCAACTTTGGTTCCCCGGAACCCGAAGCTTTCTCCGgtaagtcgccgccgccgccaccgccgccgaggAAGAGCAGCCCTCCGTCTTCATGGACTACAGGGTATGTGCATATGAACATCTTGGGAGGCAGCAGCAAGCAGTGATGTGGTGCACCTCTCTTACTCTGTGTCTCCTGTGCCCTGCAGCAGTTCTACTGCATGACCCTGAGGATGAGCATAGACTGCAACGGGTGCTACCAGAAGATCAGGAGGGCGCTGCTCCAGATGCAAGGTACGTACTACGCCCTCCTCTTTCCACAGACCTCTCAAGTTGCTGCGTGTGTTGCTCTGTGTTATCTGAACCAAAATTGGCAGAGCTGGAGAGCCACCTGATCGACCGGAAGCACGGCCGGGTGAGCGTCTGGGGCGCCTTCAGCCCGCAGGACGTGGCCATCAAGATCAGGAAGCGGACCAACCGGCGCGTCGAGATACTGGAGCTCAGGGAGGCCGCAGGGCCAGGGGGCGGCGACGAGCAGGGCGCCGGCGGTGGGCAGATGCCCCCAAACTGAAACCTACCTTGTGTGCACCGGCAGAGCACTCGGATGCTGCTCCCGCTAGCTTCTCTAACCTGAAACTTTTCAGAGGATTTACCCCTTCTTGTGTGCGAGAGCTTATAAATCATCATTTTGGTCTGTACTCCTCATGACCTGTTTGAGTGAACTTCACCACTGACGGCCTGCTTAACCTTGACTTCTTGCCGACCAGCATCATCCAAGCCACGAGCAATCTTTGTTTTTAGGTTGACACTATTCTGAATGTAAATATCTTTTGCATTATTATTAACACCCCAAAGAGTAGAATTATTCATGGCTTGCTGAATCAGGGTATCTACATCCAAAAAAGAGGAGTATACAGAATTATCTGTGGCTATTCTACATTTTTAACGCCTTTGCAAATTCTCCATAACATTATTCCTATCATGTTCCAATTGGAACCAGATAAATCATGGGCACACTTCCGAGGAACTTCTCTTCTACAGTGTTAAGCTCTCAGGGTCCTCGACAATCTTTGCAAATGTTTGCAGAAATGCTGCCAAGTCAGCGCCATATATAATCCTGTGATCAGCAGTAACATTGACCTGAAAAGGATATGAG
This genomic window contains:
- the LOC109772032 gene encoding heavy metal-associated isoprenylated plant protein 25 isoform X1, translated to MDYRQFYCMTLRMSIDCNGCYQKIRRALLQMQELESHLIDRKHGRVSVWGAFSPQDVAIKIRKRTNRRVEILELREAAGPGGGDEQGAGGGQMPPN
- the LOC109772032 gene encoding heavy metal-associated isoprenylated plant protein 9 isoform X2, with protein sequence MDYRFYCMTLRMSIDCNGCYQKIRRALLQMQELESHLIDRKHGRVSVWGAFSPQDVAIKIRKRTNRRVEILELREAAGPGGGDEQGAGGGQMPPN